The Marinifilum sp. JC120 genome segment GGCGCCTATCAGTACGAAGTCGGCTTTGTGGGCTTCCTCTGTCTCCACCCCTCCATTTTGCAGAATATATTGCCTTAACTGGTTTAAGCGCAGAAGGTAGGAAATACATAAGCCGTTTTGCCAGATGTAAAAAGAGAAGTTGTTCTGGGGCATCAGGATTATCCCTTAAGGTGTGAAGTTTATTCTTTTATACAGTAGGAAAGCATTGCGCTGATATCGAGTCTTTGCATACGCAGGTTGCCGATTCCAAGTTGTTCCATTGCTGCAATTGTCTCGCCCGGATAATCTTTATGGTTGATCTCATCAAAAACAAGAACCCCGCCTTTGGGTATTCTCTCCCAAGCAAGCTTAAGTACTTCTTTGGTTGGTTTATACAAATCGACATCCATGTAGAGTAATCCGATCACAAGACTGGGGTTCTGTTCGAGGTATTCTGCAAAGGTTTTACAGAGATCGCCTTTAACCAGCTCAACCTTGGGGATATGCCCCAAGGTTCTGTTCTTATCGTACAATGAGATGGCTTCCTTTAGAGTTTCATAACCTCCAAAATTAAGTCCACCTTCCAGCATATGTTTTGCAGAGCTTGATTTGTCTTCGTTTGCAATGGAGGTAAATCCTTCGAATGTGTCGAAGCCGATTATTTTTCTAGTGTAGTGGTATGGTTCAAAAATAGAGCAGAGATGAGCAAAGGTCATCAGTCCGCTTCCGGCAGCAACTCCGCATTCAACGATAGATCCTGGGATGTTTTTGACCAGCTTGTAAATTTCGTATTTCTCAATAAAAGTGGTAATGTTTTGGCGAGTTGCAAATACAGGGAAATTCTGTACTTTTTTCATTGTGCTCGGCTCTGGTGACTCAATAAAATTTGAAAGCTGGTCATAGAACTTTAACTGTTCATCGGTATTTCTGCTTTTCTCGATGTTTTTTTTGAAATCGTCCATGATAGGGCTCCCTGCTGTTTTTTAAATTATATTAAAAGATTACTAGATATTATTTACAAAAGCAATAATTATAGGCTTTGTCTCTACCCTAAAGAAGGGGGGAGGTGAAGAATGCTGATTAATAGAAAGGCACCAAAGCACAAAACAGAAAAAGCCACCAATCTTACGATTGATGGCTTCTCCTGAAAAGTGGCGGAGCCGAAGGGACTCGAACCCTCGGCCTCCGGCGTGACAGGCCGGCGTTATAACCAGCTTAACTACGGCTCCGCATATATATTAAACGTGTTAAGCAACGTTTAAATCTCTGAGGTGGTAGGCGGAACAGGGCTCGAACCTGTGACCCTCGGCTTGTAAGGCCGATGCTCTCCCAACTGAGCTATCCGCCCACGTCAGTGTGGTTTTACGTAAGCCCCTTGAATGTCTGTCTCCATTCGGTGTTGCTCACTGCCACGAGGAGGGATACTGCCGATGTCGGCCTGTTTTGTCAAACGATTTTCTTGATATATTTAAAATAAATTCTAGTCACCTGAAATAGTTGCGTTTTTATGTGCGATTTCTGCGAACTTTTCCATGCTCTCAATGGGGTTTTCAGTCTGGAAAATGTTTCGGCCTATGCAACAACCCTTGCAGCCTGATTTTAGACCCTCTGCGGTGTTGTTTAGAGCACCTTCCAGATTCTGCCCCAGCGGCCCTCCGGTGACCAGTACCGGAATCGGGCTGGCTGCTACTGCCTTCATGAAAGTATCCCCGTTGTTGGGGTAGGGCACGGCTACGATGTCCGGTCCCAGTTCCGCGCCGATGCGGATACAGTGGGCCACAAGGCTGGAGTCGTGCTCGTTGACGATCTGGTTGCCTCTTGCAAGGACAGTCGCTAGTACCGGGATACCGAATTGGTGCGCTTCATCGGTTATTTCGCCAAGATCCACCAGCATGCGGTCTTCCAGTTCATTACCGATATTCACATGCATGGAAACCGCATCCGCACCGAGACGCAAGGCTTCAGAGATGGAACAGATGATGTTTTTATTGTAGGAAGGAGAGCCGTGTCTTGTTCCGGCATTAAGCTGGATGATCAGATTTACATCGGTGGGTACTAAGTGTCCGTAATGTCTGGCCAGCCCTTTGTTGAGGATTACTCCCTGAACACCGGAGGCAGGCAGGGATTCGAGTATGGACTGGATGGAACCAAGTCCTTCGATCATGCCTTCATTGGCTCCGTGGTCGAGGGCCAGTATCAGCGCGTTTCCACTTTCCTTGTCAAAAAGCCTTTGCAGGCGGCGGTTTGTTCCGTTCATTATGTTCTTGATCCTTATATTATTTGTCTGTCCAGACGTACCGGGGGCCTTTTTTTCCGGTAAATCCGAGTAGCATGTCTTTATAGTAAAGCCCTACCGGGCCTTTGCCTTTAGCCGGGGCGGAGAGGCTTTGTCCGGCCAGCAGATTGGTTATGTCTTGCGCTTTTTCAATTACCAGTGCCGAACTGTCCGGCTTTTCAGGTAGCAGGCAGCGTCCGAACGGGTCGGGCTTGAACTTGTCCCTGTTCAGTTTTCCGATGTGGAATCCCTGCCAGCGCAATTCTTTGGGTAGGATTTCAAGGGCATGCTTGTTCAGAAACATGGCCTTGCCTTTGAATTCGTATATCTCGCCATCCGGCAGAGCGGAAAGATCCACTGAGCCGGGAAATTCTGTCTTCTTAATATTAATTTTTTTGCCCGGAGGATTGCAGGTCTCCGGGATTTGCGGTTCTTCATTGCCCGGCTTACGTAGTCCACAGAGGTAGAACCCCTGTCCACCGCCGGAACCGTCCACACGCAGTACTCCGTCCATATTAGGCAGGAGCGGGGCGGCAATGGTGAATCCTTCGGGGCGGGGCAGGTCAAAAAGTTTAAAACCCAGTTCCTCGGTTGCAAAACGGGTCTGCTCCTCGTTTTCCTGCACGTTGGTGGTGCAGGTGGAGTAGACCAGCCGTCCGCCGGGGGCCAGCAGTTCATGAGCCTTGCTCAGCAGCTTGCGTTGCAGGTTAACCAGCGGGATTGTTTTCTCACCCTTCCATACTTCCATGGCCTTGGGGTTCTTATTTAGGGTTCCCCAGCCGCTGCATGGCGGGTCGAGCTGGATGGTTTTCCAGCTTGAGGGCGGTAGGGGCAGTTTTTGTGATTCATAATGAACAGTGGCGGTGTTAACGGCCTGAGTTTTGCGCAGGTTCTGACGCAGCAGGGCCAGACGGTCACTGGAAGGTTCGCTGGCTAAAACGAATCCTTCACGTCCTACTAAACGGGCCAGCAGCCCGGTTTTGCTTCCGGGAGCAGCGCACATATCAAGCACAACGTCCCCTTCTGCCGGGTTAAGCATGAGCGGTGGCAGCATGGATGAGCGGTCCTGTATGTAGATTCGTCCGAATCTTGCGGCTACTGATTCGCCCAGCGGAAAAGGTTCCTTTTCCAGAATGCGGGCCATGGAATAGAATGGTTCCGGCCTGAATTCAAAACCTTGCGCGCGAAGCAGTTCTTCCACTGTTTCCACATTTTTCGGGGAGCAGACCAGTCTGAATGTTCTTAAATCTGTAGTCATATGTAGTATGTTGCGGTCGGGAGAGTTTGCAGTTGAGAGGTATAAAGGGAGTAGGAAGCCGCAAAAAAAGTAAAATTATGTAAAATTTTGGCCTGATATAACTTAAGAAAGACAGACCGAAATATAAAAAGTCTCAAAAACCCTTGTAAACAGGAGCCAGAGAGATAAAACAGCAAGGCCCGTTTGACAAGGGAATCATTTGCCTGTTCGCTTCTTTGACTTTGCGTCCCACTGCATTAGCTGCTACAAGCCTTTTACCCGTTTTTAATAAATAGGCAGAACCGGCTGCCGCCAGTTTTCTTTGCCGGTAGGATCCTTTCGTTGGATAAAATTTTGTAATTACAACATATATTGACTGTAAATTTAGTCTGGAGGATTAACAATGTTGTTTCGACGTTTGATGATTTTTTTCATTGTCGCCGTTACCATGCTGGCTGCTAGTGTAGCCTTTGCAAAAGATGCCCGCACATACGCGGTTTACCCTTTTGAAATCAATGGACCGTCCCAATACAAGTATCTGAGCCGCGGTGTCCAGACCATGTTGATTTCCCGTTTGAACTGGACCGGGCATTTTGAGCCTATGGCCGGTTCTTCCGATCTGAAAGAAGCTGATGCACCCAAGAATAAAGTTGATGAAGTAACGAAAGTTCA includes the following:
- a CDS encoding class I SAM-dependent methyltransferase, with amino-acid sequence MDDFKKNIEKSRNTDEQLKFYDQLSNFIESPEPSTMKKVQNFPVFATRQNITTFIEKYEIYKLVKNIPGSIVECGVAAGSGLMTFAHLCSIFEPYHYTRKIIGFDTFEGFTSIANEDKSSSAKHMLEGGLNFGGYETLKEAISLYDKNRTLGHIPKVELVKGDLCKTFAEYLEQNPSLVIGLLYMDVDLYKPTKEVLKLAWERIPKGGVLVFDEINHKDYPGETIAAMEQLGIGNLRMQRLDISAMLSYCIKE
- a CDS encoding fructose-bisphosphate aldolase gives rise to the protein MNGTNRRLQRLFDKESGNALILALDHGANEGMIEGLGSIQSILESLPASGVQGVILNKGLARHYGHLVPTDVNLIIQLNAGTRHGSPSYNKNIICSISEALRLGADAVSMHVNIGNELEDRMLVDLGEITDEAHQFGIPVLATVLARGNQIVNEHDSSLVAHCIRIGAELGPDIVAVPYPNNGDTFMKAVAASPIPVLVTGGPLGQNLEGALNNTAEGLKSGCKGCCIGRNIFQTENPIESMEKFAEIAHKNATISGD
- a CDS encoding RsmB/NOP family class I SAM-dependent RNA methyltransferase, yielding MTTDLRTFRLVCSPKNVETVEELLRAQGFEFRPEPFYSMARILEKEPFPLGESVAARFGRIYIQDRSSMLPPLMLNPAEGDVVLDMCAAPGSKTGLLARLVGREGFVLASEPSSDRLALLRQNLRKTQAVNTATVHYESQKLPLPPSSWKTIQLDPPCSGWGTLNKNPKAMEVWKGEKTIPLVNLQRKLLSKAHELLAPGGRLVYSTCTTNVQENEEQTRFATEELGFKLFDLPRPEGFTIAAPLLPNMDGVLRVDGSGGGQGFYLCGLRKPGNEEPQIPETCNPPGKKINIKKTEFPGSVDLSALPDGEIYEFKGKAMFLNKHALEILPKELRWQGFHIGKLNRDKFKPDPFGRCLLPEKPDSSALVIEKAQDITNLLAGQSLSAPAKGKGPVGLYYKDMLLGFTGKKGPRYVWTDK